From Agromyces sp. SYSU T00194, a single genomic window includes:
- a CDS encoding MBL fold metallo-hydrolase: MTEGTRPGTGAAHEQAGDADAVRTPAGEAAAGAPAQERGRAGRGAARRAERGAARRAERGAALRVERVGRHLFAAITEHVNWLIHAGPDGVTLIDSGYLGQREQLLASLAAVGCGPADVDAVLLTHAHADHLGGAAWLAAEHGTPVHAARGELPNLHRDVLEQVSPARLLPHAWRSGVLPWAGAILPLLEGRATLGVPAGTALSEAEDGRIEVPGRPRVIHVAGHTTGHAAYDFVEEGVLATGDALVTGHRTLHSAVPQLLPSVYHHDLLQARACLVALRASESHLLLPGHGDPWHGPASRAVDIALLAGAPW, translated from the coding sequence GTGACTGAGGGAACGAGACCGGGGACGGGTGCTGCGCACGAGCAGGCGGGGGACGCCGACGCGGTGCGCACGCCCGCGGGGGAGGCGGCCGCGGGCGCGCCGGCGCAGGAGCGGGGGAGGGCCGGCCGCGGGGCCGCGCGGCGCGCCGAGCGAGGGGCCGCGCGACGCGCCGAGCGAGGGGCCGCGCTGCGCGTCGAGCGGGTGGGCCGGCACCTCTTCGCCGCGATCACGGAGCACGTGAACTGGCTGATCCACGCGGGGCCCGACGGCGTGACGCTCATCGACTCGGGCTACCTCGGCCAGCGGGAGCAGCTGCTGGCCTCGCTGGCGGCGGTCGGATGCGGCCCGGCCGACGTCGACGCGGTGCTGCTGACGCACGCGCACGCCGACCACCTCGGCGGCGCGGCCTGGCTCGCAGCGGAGCACGGCACGCCGGTGCACGCCGCACGGGGCGAGCTGCCGAACCTGCATCGCGACGTGCTCGAGCAGGTGTCGCCCGCGCGCCTCCTGCCGCACGCGTGGCGGTCGGGGGTGCTGCCGTGGGCCGGGGCGATCCTGCCGCTGCTGGAGGGCCGGGCGACGCTGGGGGTGCCTGCCGGAACCGCGCTGTCCGAGGCGGAGGACGGACGCATCGAGGTGCCGGGGCGGCCCCGGGTGATCCACGTGGCGGGCCACACCACGGGCCATGCTGCGTACGACTTCGTGGAGGAGGGCGTGCTGGCGACCGGCGACGCCCTGGTGACCGGGCACCGCACCCTGCACTCGGCCGTTCCGCAGCTGCTGCCGTCGGTCTACCACCACGACCTGCTGCAGGCGCGGGCGTGCCTGGTCGCCCTGCGGGCCTCGGAGTCGCACCTGCTCCTCCCGGGCCATGGCGACCCGTGGCACGGCCCCGCGTCCCGGGCGGTCGACATCGCCCTCCTCGCCGGCGCTCCCTGGTAG